The Spirochaetota bacterium genome includes the window AAAAAGATGTTTTTTCAGTGATATTACCTATTTGTGATGGAATAACACTCATTCAAAAATTATAATCACTGTTGTCCAAAATAATTTCTAAAAAGGAGTACAAAATTAAAAACAAAAAAGGGCAGACCATTCTGCCCTTTTTTGTTTTTTTGTGGATGGAATTAAATAAATTGATTCTTATGAAAAAGAATCATCAGCCCCACAAAGTTAATCAAAAATTCTTTTCTCCTCTCCCGGTTTTTGGACAGCTCGTATCTCTTGTCAAACAAGCTAATATAGAACCCATCATCCTGAAATCCAAATCAGATAAGCATTCTAAAAAGTTCAAATCAAAAGACCATCTTTTCACTATGTTGGTGGCCGTTATCACCCGTGTGCAGTCCATTCGAGACCTCTGTGCTATGTTTCTTG containing:
- a CDS encoding DUF4372 domain-containing protein, which encodes MKKNHQPHKVNQKFFSPLPVFGQLVSLVKQANIEPIILKSKSDKHSKKFKSKDHLFTMLVAVITRVQSIRDLCAMFL